Below is a window of Humulus lupulus chromosome 9, drHumLupu1.1, whole genome shotgun sequence DNA.
TTCTATTAGGGTTCATCTCTGTTGTTTCGATTATTTTAACTAAATGCTTTGTTTTGCTTTCTCGAATTGTAGAAGGTGAGCAACAATGGCGGTGCCTTTGCTTACGAAGAAGATCATTAAGAAGAGGGTCAAGAGGTTCATTAGGCCCCAGAGTGATCGCAAGATCTCTGttaaggtatatatatatatatacataaatctGTATGTCTACATAAACACTTTTAGATCTTATTTTtgaagtttgagtttttttttgagGTTAGAACGAAGTGATGATAGTATTTTTGTCGCCCCAGTCTTACTTGCAATTTTTCTGATTGCAATATGGTGATTGACACTCATATCTGATTTCTCTTAAaccttttttatttttgaagatttCTCAATTTATTTTGTTCTGGCTCGTGCGATGTGATGATAGTAATTTTGTCGCCCCAGGCTTACTTGCAATTTTTCTGATTGCAAGGTGGTGATTGACATTCATATCTGATCCGAGTTTCTCTCTTATCTTACATTGTGATTTTTCATTGTGTTAAatactttttatttttgttcGAGTCTTGACTGGATTTGAATTATGACATGAAGATAGCTTTTGACTCTAGTCTTACTTGCATCTTCATGATGTAGCGTGGTGTATCAATGATCGACTATCTGATCTTTTCGAGcaaaattccaatttcatttcgAAACATTGATATTTTCTTCTGTTAAAGATTCTGTTTTGCAACTGGATATGAGGATAACTACCCAAAATATCTGTATTTGAATGATGAATTCTTTACATGCATCACCATCTGATCCTCGTTGCAAATTCAACTCTCATTGTTATAAATctgtttatttttctttcaattttttagttttttgtttTACTGGACTTACAATACACAACCTATGATGCAAGTTTTAAATGTACTGATTTACAAGTGATTATTATCAAACTTATCACCATCTTTCGGCTGAGGTTGCAATATCTAATTTCTTCTaatatttctttatttcttttattgATTATTATTTGCCCATGGTATCTAATGCCCAGACTCATTTTGTGTCTGTGCATCTCGTTTTTAGGGCATACAGTGAACCTCTTACAGGTCTTGCGACACAGATTGCCTTGTTATCCATAGGCTTTTTGTTACTTTTTACCTGTTTACATCCCTTTCCCAACAAAACCCTTATTAGTTCTCACCCCTTACATTCCAAATTTCAACCATACTTGTAGTAACTGTTATCTTTTTTACCAGGAAAGCTGGAGAAGGCCAAAGGGTATTGATTCTCGTGTGAGAAGAAAGTTCAAGGGAGTTACTCTTATGCCCAACATTGGTTACGGCACTGACAAGAAGACACGCCATTATCTCCCAAATGGGTTCAAGAAATTTGTTGTGAACAACGTCAAGGAGCTGGAACTTCTCATGATGCACAACAGAACCTACTGTGCTGAGATTGCACACAATATCTCTACGAGAAAGAGGAAGGAGATCGTTGAGAGAGCCTCTCAGCTTGATGTTGTTGTCACTAACAGTCTTGCTAGGTTGCGTAGCCAAGAGGATGAGTAGACCAGACCTTGTTCCGGTATTGTTCTCATTTCTGCTTTTGAACTTGGAACATTTGCCAGTTCTTTTGAGTAGACTCGTTTTTGTTTCATCTGATACTAAGCgttatttgagttatttttctCAATAGCTTTGTCTGTAGTGTACAAATATACTAAGTAACCTGATTCTCTTAtttgtattatggttttcttgttttataaGTGTGAGCAAATCACAGTTTTCAACCCTAGTTTGCATCAGTGTCGATGTCGGACGCTAACGTTAGAAACGACAATTTTCTTGAAAACGACAATGTATACAAAGAGTGAACTCTCTTTAAAAACGACAATACGCACTCTTTGGGAGAAGAATAAGCTAGCAATATTTGCACCAAATAATGTTACCATACTACAACACATGCATAAGGAGTTATTATACAAATACCCACTCTTGGGAGAAGAGAAGAATAAGCTAGCAATACTTCCAAcctacacattcttttgtaacTTTTAATTTTTAACATTATTTGTTTCTCCAAACaaataatttcaaatttattgaaaaaataaTATTTCATAATTATCTATAAGTAAAGACATTCTAATCTTTTCTCCACACTAGTCTTAGTTGATCAAATCCTTGGTGTTGATGATTTAGttaaatctcttgataatacaaAAATGATCTAGTTCTAAGAATTTACATTGAACATGGAATTTAAATATTTGTTTGATAGTGTGTAAATTaagtgaaaataaataaatatcatgttatATGCAATTTTTTACAATACTAGCCCTTCATATGAAAATTTTAAACCTCTAATATAAGAATACTCTATATTAGAATAActtctattttattataaaaattttaGTCTCAATCTGGACTagttataaataagaataaactctaaaatgtaattaattatatgtTCTTTAAATCTCGTATTAAGAAAGTATActcaaataaaaaatttattccaTATTTGAATTAGTTTTACATATGTAATAATTATGAGAGagtttttattgttattgttgttaaAGTTGATAATTTTAGGTGTTTGGAAATCTTATTGTACTAATATCTCTATTTAGTTATAACCTCTTAATTATGATATGattagtttggtcccaaaactatTCTTATATAGAATTTTTActttagtatatatattatatgagaAAATCTTCAGCAATGGAGTTTTTTTTTTGGTAGGGGAGTATTTTGTTTTCGGCAAAATTTCAGTtgattctgaataatttataatacTGAAAATATAGTTGAAAAAGTCTGTTGTACGAATGTTTTCTTATTAAAATGCATGTGAAACcgttttttgaatttttttcggcactataaattattttgatttttctaaaattttacaaaaTGTTTTAAATAACCGCAATGTATAATGTcataaaaatttaaattctaactaACGCGAAAAACATCAATGGAGTGTAGGTATAACTAGCACAAAATATATGTTGTACTAGAGATTAGGGAATAATGATTAATTTGTTATTTTGAAGATTAATAATGACTTTTTCCAATTTTGTTTGATTGTGGAAATAAAAAAATGTTCTATGAATTTAATAGGGAAGCAAAAGTTTATGCATTTTCATTATTTAGTCTTGTTTAACCTCAATTTATTATACAATGTTATTATTTGACACCTTAAAATACCTAACATCACAAAATATGATACTTTATAATTAGTTAGCGATAAcgtataatatttattaaattaaaaaatatgggTCCGATATTATATATTTCTTGTTGCTTCGAGTTACTATGCACATGCCCGTGCATATACACAAACTTAACCACGCAAAGCAATTAATTGCCATACACTTTTTCCAAACCTACTTTTCAACAcctatattatttaattaaatttggaATAATAAAAGACTAACCAACTAATTAATCCTACTTTTCCACAaccaaataattaatatatatttatatatgatttcCATAGTAATAAACTAAAACACATACGTAatcttatttaataaataatttatatttttttggactttgtgttttatctcattacctgtttagatcttgtattttgataaattactttttggaccttatgttttataaaatggttaaaataaaaccttaaatcCGATTttagtcaatgttttctcaactaaaatcacaaataatttaacaaactaacaattcagaacaaaaataaaattattctgcttaaaaactgtgttgttatattcaattttttcttcatcaaattgagtttaggattctattttaacaattttacaaaacattgagtccaaaaagtaatttgtcaaaatacaagaTCCAAACCAGTAATAGAacaaaatacaaggtccaaaaaaatataaacacttTAATAAACCATACATATGATGTGAATGGGTTCTATCAACTAGTCTCacaatattaaatatataatattagatACACCACCCtttcattatttttaaattatgtgattgagattaatattatatatttaatatatgtattttgtgaaTATTTTTAGCATTGCTCATTAATTCACCTGGAATGTTTACTTGTATTAAAAATTACTTAAGTATCATATGCTCTTGAGCAGAAAAGGAGTGGCTCAAGCCCATctcaaatttttaatttattattattattataaagatAATGATATAAATTATTTCATTTTTGACAACTATAATAGCTTTTTATttggtaaaataaaaaataccagTTAACTTGTTTTCAACAAAAGTGTAAACTTATACTATGAACATTTGACTTACAAgtgaaaaaaaaagtaattaattaaatttgacatTGCTTAACAACTGATTGAGAATCCCCATTATAAATCTCAAATCACATCATCATCTTGTATTTGAAAAGAGTGAGTCATTATTTGTTGATGCTACaaccaataataaataaaataacaatataTTGCCAAAAGAATTACTATAactaattaatataatataatttaagtATTTAAATTAATAGATATTATAAAGTAAAATAACTAATTTAAAAACTGAAAATTTTCAACAAACAATAACAATAGAAAAATAATGGTGAAATTACATGACTAgggtatttatttattataaaaggGAGATATTAATTGGTTAATACCCAAATCTTtttaaaagttacactttaatattcaattttttttgcggtaataatacctaaatctacaaaaaaaaagATACTTAATAGGCAGTTAACGACGAGTACTAACAATTGCACaaaaattgtagatttatgtattattaccacaaaaaaaaagatttgggtattataaagtgtaacttttgaaattttttaggTAATTATCTCCGCTAATATTCCATTATAAAACATATCCACAAAGGAAAATTCGTAAATTATttgtaaaagaataaaaatttatagaaagagagagagtaacCACATAATTATTTTGGTCATTacgaaaaattaaattaatttaatttatatattatcaaatatttttataaggaatttatcatatttttatatttgaatatatatttacatttcTATATATtaaatgagaatatttattgaTGGAGATATTCTCAATTTTATTTAAAAGACAAATTTGAAACACATATAGAAACTTGTTTAAACGAGATAAAATCCAGTACACCTCCACAACAACCTACCTCACTATATTTTTAGTATATAGATTAGttgtaattctattttttttacacGATGATGTATAATGTAATTACATGAGACTTCTtacaaattttcaggaaattttgGATAATTTAGGATGCCGaattcacaatttaaataaaatcaatatgcgTGCAACTAGTATCTCTTAATTATTAGTATGTAGCTAGGACAAGGCGTTGAGTAACCATGGCAGAAAGATGGATAGCCTTCTGCAAAGCAAGACCAAAGGCTTCTAAAAAGTAAAACGTAAAATATGATTAATACAcacttgtaaataatattattcTTTTCATataaaaatgatatgtatgttaAATTCATTCACTATTACAAAAATTGTCATTTAGGTTACTTTTTGAGAGACATGAAAGACTTTTCACATCCCCATGCGCGAGTCATAGATTCAGGGTCGTAAAAAGTACCCCTTAAATAGTCCAATAATCTTCAAATAAATCTTAAATTCCTTCTTCAATTACAATCCATCAAAAAAATCCCCCAAAAATTTAACTCCTCTTTAATCTAACAAAAACCATATCATTAATcaaaataacacacaaaatattTTATATACTATGTTCTAATTAAAACCCAACAATCAAAACTTAAAAACATACCTGAAAGTGCTTGAGAATTAAAAACATAGGGCAAAAATCGCCAAAAGTCTCTGGAAAAATTGCCCAAAATCGCCTTTGTGCTCGTCCGGTTTGAACAAAGTGAGAGAGAGGAACAAAATGGCCAGGTATGTGCATAGGGGGATGGGAAAAACTTGTCTCGTCCTCCAATGCGGGAAGTGCAAAGTTAtcgattttttaaaaaataataattaattaaaaattttctTTACTACATGTGTTGTATTTGGTTGAAAtgagtttttgtttttgttttttttgttttttttttccagttGCATTGGATCATCCCGAGCCCTTGGGTAACCCCCCAGCTCGAGCCCTTGGATAACCCCCAACTCTAGCCCTTAggtattgtttttaattttttttgtgattgattaATGTATTGATAAAATGTTCatttatattttgaaattgtgtaattggttattttagaaagtgttaattttattttttcatttcacatttgtatgtttgttaatttgattatatttgtgtttttttataaaagaaagattgtaaaaaaattaatttgacatAAAAATGTTTGAgggttgtttaattttttattgtaataaaattaaatattaggttataataaaatgttaggttaggctagatgatataatttttttgaattgtatgCTAGGTTAGATAAATCCATGTTAGATTTTTAATGTTATTTAAGATTATAGTTAATAAAGAAATGATGATGATTTATTTAAAAAACTTTAatattttgtattatttatttataacatGTTTTGTGTTGTTGATTTGAGAATTCAAATGATTTTATTCAATTTTATGTATGTTCTGGGATTGATTTTGTtgtttttatgcagattttaTGTTTTGAGATATGTTAGATTATAACTGTTATGCTACCAAAATATtagtagatttagaaaaactaaacattacaaaataattgGCTTAGTTAGTGttattagattttttaattaattttaaagtaattgataaaaattaataaaaaattataaagtaatGAAATAGTTAATTAGGTTATCTTTACTCTTAAAGTTAAGTggaaattaatataataattttacaagtataaaactttattgttatttaaaaaaaataaaaagtggaaattaaaaaaataatttgataattattaaataaattaacaataatCATTAATGgtgaattaataaatttataattaataataattaagatATGTCTGCTGCTATTGCTCATTCTCATGGTGGTGATGGGGCGGGTGATCGTCCTCCAGATCCTTCGTGGGTACTTACTTCTTGTAAGACATGTAATATAATTAGTCTatgttttatcaataaatgagaaagtgcaattattttattcattCTAATTTTATTGTTCACTTAAAATATGCAGCGTCTCCCCCGAGAAAAAGAGGTCAGTCTCGATCCAATAATTTATAAGAACTTGTGTAAGAAAAGAAAGACTTGTTGACTCTAGAATTcgatctgaaggagggaacctacaaaacAGTTGGTACTCATGGGTCATTGTTCATGAGgcttattggtaaccttattggtcaccaagtgccgttatattatgactcgcGACAGAGTGTTTCGGAGGAGCACAAAACGTGATTAATGTCTAAAATTGAGGTAAATTTATAAAGATGTTCACAAGTAatgctttttttatatataatttcaaaattctaacaATTTTTTTGAAAGATTATTTCATCCTCCCCAGACAGGCAGACATCTTCCCGAGTAGTGATTGATAGAGATCGACATTGAGCGAGAGTTTCATGATCGCTACAAAGATAGAAAAGGtcgaaagaaaaaatattttgatGAACATGACGAATATGATGATATCGAGATAGCCAGGAAGAATCCACCGAAGGGGACAGACAATGAAAGTTAGTAGAAGTGTGTTGACCTTTTCACCTCTGAATAGTACATGGCATACTCAAAAGTAAATGATGCCAatagacactacaagaaaaaaactctacaacgacgacatcTATTGTGACGACTCCAAAGTCGTCGCTGTATGTAGTCTAAATCcacggtttttttttaaaatttattaaaataaataagctaCAATGAAGATATGTCGTCATTGtagggtcgtcaacaacacatgtcgtcgctgtaggatacCAGAAATTTGGAGAGAACTGACTCTACAGCAACGACATATCGTCGATGTAGAGTCCTCGTcgaaaaaaaagagggaaatatcTTTGTCTATATCAACTACCTGTTGTTGCTGTAGGATAGGGAGGGAGCTTAACTACCAGAAGTTGGTTGCCTTTTTTCACTCCCTATaacgacaacatgtcgtcgccgtAGAGTCCTCGTCCAAAAAAAAGAGAGGGAAATATCTTTGTCTAtaacgacgacatgtcatcgctgtaggatAGGGAGGGAACCTAACCGCCAAaagttggttgcctattttcactccttatagcgacgacatgtcacaTTATAGAGTCTAATTTAATCCACTGGGCAGTTACTTTTTTAGtctatagcaacgacatgtcgtcgcaataggataaaaaaatggagggaaagtggACCGCCAAAAATTTCAGTCAAATTTTCACTGcctatgtcgtcgctatagactgGACACATAGCAAATGAAACGATTCATGTACTATTCCCTTTTCTGCTGTAGGGTCTCACCATTTGAGTGAAACAGTGCATTCAACCTCGGCGACGACTGTTTATTAccgacatgtcgtcactataggTCACAACGATATAACCCCCAAACACAACATTTGTTCCTCATTTCTCTTTAGTTTTTCCTCAAAATAGAGAGGATTCTTTCCATTTTCTCCTCTGCCCAGTGCTGCCCAGCTCCGCCCAACGATTTCCAATGCTATTTGACCTTCCATTGTTAAGGTTAGTTGTTGTATACCCTAATAATCTAGTTATTTCTTATAAATTTAGtcattttatgattatttgtgtgtaTTTTGTATGTTATTGTAATGAGTTTGttaaaatttttattgatttttttttgttttcatatTGTATTGGAGCATCCCGAGCATTTTCCCAATTCATTGATATCATCCCGAGCCTTTGGgtattgtttgtaatttttattttgttgtgtGATTGATTAGtgtattaattgataaatgtttgttaaattttttgctatttttttattttttcagatTGCATTGGAGTCTTTGGATATAATCTCTAGCTTTTGGGTATTGTTtccaatttttaatattttttgttttgtttttttgattattagtgtattgataaATAGTGATAGTTAATTTGTATACATaaatagtttttaaattaaatttgtatgtttgttaattttatagttaatttgatattaagttatgaaaaattgttaggttagattaattttttgttttcaattgtaTATATGTTAGGTTTAATAAAATTTGTGTTTCATATcatatatatgttaggttagataaataatatgttatttgagaatatgtttataatatgtttttgttgtttatttgtgaattcaaatgattGTAGTAAATTTTATGTGTGTTCTGAGActggtttatatgtttttatgcagattttaaattttgggataagTTAGATTACAtctgttatgctgccgaaatttttgtagatttagaaaaactaaacattacaaaatagttttaaagttagtgtgattaaaatttttaattaataaattttaaatcaattaataaaatttaataaaaagttataaagtataaattaaaataataatttttagtggtaatttaataaatatttatttatttaattaattttataatatattcataaaatttgataatatatgtagataaaataggtaattaagttaactttattcttaaaattaagttaaaattaaaataataattctaaaataataaaactttattgttatttaaaaaaaataaaaagtgaaaattataataagaatttgataattattaaagaacataataataatt
It encodes the following:
- the LOC133802522 gene encoding large ribosomal subunit protein eL32z encodes the protein MAVPLLTKKIIKKRVKRFIRPQSDRKISVKESWRRPKGIDSRVRRKFKGVTLMPNIGYGTDKKTRHYLPNGFKKFVVNNVKELELLMMHNRTYCAEIAHNISTRKRKEIVERASQLDVVVTNSLARLRSQEDE